One window of Pyxicephalus adspersus chromosome 4, UCB_Pads_2.0, whole genome shotgun sequence genomic DNA carries:
- the LOC140329625 gene encoding alpha-1,6-mannosyl-glycoprotein 2-beta-N-acetylglucosaminyltransferase-like — protein sequence MRLTLHKKKIAALLLLLGMSFCAWLLLTSSSLEESDALPFPVPSLPSEPRHPSGFLLPRGTPLQKRLAAYRNNLRQPIFNADKFQGRPELVVVVQVRGGPGSGTRLRLLAESLQTAGPGATSRLLLVLSMEKPCAEVADAMRSIDFCRVLPIYFPYSTTFYPNEFPGSDPADCPRDLPKETAILKGCTNAEYPDSHGHYREATFTQEKHHWWWKLHFTWQTLREVVGYSGHVLFLEEGSYLLPDWLHILRLMENQCKEEGCQLLSLGGTSSMEQSADPQQLEVSGFVAPKHRSALAMSREVYYQLMGCLAEFCTYDDYNWDWSLQHVSAACLAHPLKVLSTRLPRVLNLPGQPDDRGMCGRTGPCTNIDAASQALREKVRELSGRLFPKTINVAARQQDVRNPPPMRNGGWSDIRDHALCQNYARL from the coding sequence ATGAGGTTGACGTTACACAAGAAGAAGATCGCCGCCCTGCTGCTGCTCCTGGGAATGTCATTCTGTGCCTGGCTGCTCCTCACCTCCTCCAGCTTGGAAGAATCGGATGCTTTGCCATTCCCGGTGCCATCATTGCCCAGTGAGCCCCGCCACCCTTCGGGGTTTCTGCTGCCCCGTGGTACCCCTCTGCAGAAGCGCCTGGCAGCTTATCGCAACAACCTCCGGCAGCCGATTTTCAATGCCGACAAGTTTCAGGGTCGCCCCGAGCTGGTGGTGGTGGTACAGGTCCGAGGAGGGCCGGGAAGTGGCACCCGCTTGAGACTGCTGGCAGAGTCGCTGCAGACCGCCGGACCCGGGGCCACCAGCCGCCTCCTGTTGGTGCTGAGCATGGAGAAGCCATGTGCGGAGGTGGCTGATGCCATGCGATCTATAGACTTCTGCCGGGTGCTGCCCATCTACTTTCCATACAGCACCACCTTCTACCCCAACGAGTTTCCTGGCTCAGACCCAGCTGACTGCCCCAGGGACCTACCCAAGGAGACCGCCATATTAAAAGGCTGTACCAACGCTGAATACCCTGATAGCCATGGGCACTACCGGGAAGCCACCTTCACTCAAGAAAAGCACCACTGGTGGTGGAAGCTGCACTTCACGTGGCAGACGCTGCGGGAGGTGGTTGGGTACAGCGGCCATGTTCTGTTCCTGGAGGAGGGCAGCTACCTTCTCCCAGACTGGCTGCACATCCTCAGACTTATGGAGAACCAATGCAAGGAAGAAGGGTGCCAACTGCTCAGCCTTGGCGGGACTTCCTCCATGGAGCAATCGGCTGACCCCCAACAGCTGGAGGTGAGTGGCTTTGTGGCACCCAAGCATCGCTCCGCCCTCGCCATGTCGCGAGAAGTCTATTACCAACTGATGGGCTGCTTGGCGGAGTTCTGCACTTATGACGACTACAACTGGGACTGGAGCCTCCAGCACGTGTCCGCCGCCTGCCTGGCACACCCACTGAAGGTTCTGTCCACACGCCTGCCGCGGGTCCTCAACCTCCCCGGCCAACCTGACGATAGGGGGATGTGCGGGCGCACTGGGCCCTGCACCAACATAGACGCAGCCTCCCAGGCCCTCCGTGAGAAAGTGCGGGAGCTGAGCGGTCGCCTCTTCCCAAAAACTATCAACGTGGCTGCCAGGCAGCAAGATGTGCGCAACCCACCCCCCATGAGGAACGGAGGCTGGAGTGACATAAGAGACCATGCTCTGTGCCAGAATTATGCCAGGCTGTGA